The genomic DNA GTGGTTGCCCAGTGAACGTGGTTGATCGCCTCGTCCTTGCGCAGGGCCCGTTCTTTGCTGCCCTTTTCCAGGAAGAACTGCAGTTCCGTCCAGGTCGGGATTTCAGGCGCACAGAGCAGGCGCGAGACAGCGAAGGCGCCGCAGGCATTGGCCCAGGTAGCAGACGTCGCGTGCGGCTCGTTTTTGAGCCAGCCGCGCAGGAAGCCGGACATGAAGGCGTCGCCGGCGCCGAGCACGTTATAGACCTCGATCGGAAAGCCCTTGCCGACGATGCCGTCTTCGAGGTCGTCGGTGATCGGACCGTCATAGACGATGCAGCCCATCGGTCCGCGCTTGAGCACAATCGTCGCCTTCGAGAGCGAGCGGATCGTCTTCAGCGCCTGGAGCAGGTCACTTTCGCCCGAGGCGATCAGCACTTCCTCTTCCGTGCCGACGATCAGGTCGCAATCGGCAAGAACCGTTTTCAGATGCGCCGAAACGCGATCCGACGCGATATAACGGCTTTCGCCGGCGTCATGGCCGGCAAGGCCCCAGAGGTTCGGACGGTAGTCGATGTCGAAGACGACCTTCGCGCCGTTTTCCTTGGCAATGCGGATCGCCTTGCGCTGGGCGGCGTCGGTGTTCGGCTTGGAGAAATGCGTGCCCGAGACGAGCACTGCGCGGGCGGAACGGATGAACTCCTCGGAAACGTCATCTTCGCAAAGCGCGTTGTCGGCGCAGTTGTCGCGATAGAAGAGCAGCGGGAAGGTCTTGTCGTTTTCGACCGCGAGGATCGCGAGCGCCGTCAGCCGCTCCGGATCGGTGACGATGCCGCGGGTCTCGACGCCTTCGCGAGTGAGCTGCTCGCGGATGAAGCGGCCCATCTGTTCGTCGCCGACGCGGGTAAGAAGCGCTGACTTCAGACCCAGGCGGGCGGTGCCGACAGAGATGTTGCAGGGGCAGCCGCCCACTGACTTCGCAAAGCTCGAAACATCTTCAAGTCGCGTGCCGATCTGCTGGCCATAGAGATCGACCGAGGCCCGGCCGATGGTGATCAGGTCGAGCGGCTTTGCTCCCTGTGCCGAAACGTTCTGGCTCACTGCTTCCTCCCCGCGGACACCTTGGCGGGCCCGACCATTTCCGTACTGTGGGTGATGGTCGTATGAAACATAAATTCCGACGTTTCGTCAATATGGAATTTTCATTCTATCTGTGCCGTTTTGCCTAGCCGCCCTCGGCGAGGCGCTGGCGCTTCTCGGCGATGGCGACCGTCAGCGCCATGGCAAACGCCATGCTGGCGGAAAGAGAACGGAAGCCGGCATGGTCGGCCTCGACCAGTTCGAACCAGACCTTCGAGGATTCTGCCAAGGGCGAGAAGGCCGAGTCCGTCAGCGACACGACGGGGACCTTGCGTTCGGCGAGAAGCCGCGCCTGGGCCGCACTTTCGGAGGCGTAGGGCGAGAAGCTGACGGCAAAGGCGGCATCGTTTTTCGTCGCCATCGCCAGCATGTCCTCGTCGATGCCGGCGGCGGTGCCGACGAGCTGGTATTTCACCTTCAGCTTGCCGAAGGCATAGGCCATGTAGCTGGAGATCGGATAGGAGCGGCGCTTGGCGATCAGGTAGACGGTGTCGGCCTTGGCGAGGATATCGACGGCGCGTTCGAAGGCTTCAGGATCCACCGAGGAGGCGATGTTGTCGAGCGAGCGGTGGGCGGCAGCGACGAAGCCGTTGAAGATCGAACCGCTTTCGAGCTTGCTGTGGTCGTTGGCGCTGAGCGCCTTCAGCCGGTCCTCATAGCCGGGCGTGCGCTCACGCAGCCGGGCGCGAAAGATCTGCTGCAGGCTGGAAAAGCCCTCGAAGCCGAAATACTGGGCGAAGCGCACCAGCGTCGACGGCTGCACTTCGGCGGAAGTCGCGATGCTCGCTGCCGTGCCGAAGGCGATTTCATCGGGATTGTCGAGCGAATAGGCGGCAACCTGGCGCAGCCGTTTCGGCAGCTCCGCCTTGCGTTCCAGAATGGCGGCCTTCAGCGCCTCGAAATCCTGCGGCACCTCTGTCGTCGTTTCCGGCATGGCCATGTCTCGCTCGTCTCCCTCGATGTCAGTCTGGCTTTCGGCCTCACCCTAATCGATTAGTCGGGAACGGGATAGAACAGGCATTCTATTTTTCTCGGAGCATGTCCAGGAAAAGTGCGAAGCGGATTTCCGTCCGGAATGCGCACCAAAACAGAGAGCATGTCCAGGAAAAGTGCGAAGCGGATTTCCGTCCGGAAATGCGCAGCAAGACGGGCGGCATTTCCAGCAAAAGTGCGTAGCGGTTTAGCGTCCCGACGTGCGTGCAAAAATAGATGGTTTTCCTACGAGACGCCGGCCGTCGAAGCCGCCTAGATCCGCACCCATTCGTTTGTCTTGGCCGATTGATAGGTCGCCGAAAGCACCTTCTGCACCTCGTAGCCTTCGCGGAAATCGGTCGAGGGAGACTTGCCGCCGGCGATGGCGTCGAGGAACTCCTT from Ensifer adhaerens includes the following:
- a CDS encoding bifunctional 5-dehydro-2-deoxygluconokinase/5-dehydro-2-deoxyphosphogluconate aldolase, producing MSQNVSAQGAKPLDLITIGRASVDLYGQQIGTRLEDVSSFAKSVGGCPCNISVGTARLGLKSALLTRVGDEQMGRFIREQLTREGVETRGIVTDPERLTALAILAVENDKTFPLLFYRDNCADNALCEDDVSEEFIRSARAVLVSGTHFSKPNTDAAQRKAIRIAKENGAKVVFDIDYRPNLWGLAGHDAGESRYIASDRVSAHLKTVLADCDLIVGTEEEVLIASGESDLLQALKTIRSLSKATIVLKRGPMGCIVYDGPITDDLEDGIVGKGFPIEVYNVLGAGDAFMSGFLRGWLKNEPHATSATWANACGAFAVSRLLCAPEIPTWTELQFFLEKGSKERALRKDEAINHVHWATTRRRDIPLLMALAIDHRSQLEDMAAGDQALLDRIPAFKVLAVKAAAQVAAGRSGFGMLIDDKYGRDALYAAGAHRDFWIGKPIELPGSRPLQFEFSQDLGSRLIDWPVDHCIKVLSFYHPDDPAELKAQQVAKLRSAFEAARKVGREILIEIIAGKHGKLDDQTIPRALTELYDAGLKPDWWKLEPQASRGAWAAIDAVIEARDPLCRGVVLLGLEAPYEQLKDGFAAARTSKTVRGFAVGRTIFADAGRAWLGGTMSDDQAIADMAGKFKALVDLWLQLGETKAA
- a CDS encoding MurR/RpiR family transcriptional regulator translates to MAMPETTTEVPQDFEALKAAILERKAELPKRLRQVAAYSLDNPDEIAFGTAASIATSAEVQPSTLVRFAQYFGFEGFSSLQQIFRARLRERTPGYEDRLKALSANDHSKLESGSIFNGFVAAAHRSLDNIASSVDPEAFERAVDILAKADTVYLIAKRRSYPISSYMAYAFGKLKVKYQLVGTAAGIDEDMLAMATKNDAAFAVSFSPYASESAAQARLLAERKVPVVSLTDSAFSPLAESSKVWFELVEADHAGFRSLSASMAFAMALTVAIAEKRQRLAEGG